Proteins from one Rhizobium bangladeshense genomic window:
- a CDS encoding nuclear transport factor 2 family protein, with product MTSDVQTEADNIREIERTRLRALVEADISAAKPLHADDFQLITPIGVALSRDEYLGAVAAGHIKYRVWEPGDIAVRLHGPVAVIRYRARLEVFFNGHAVPPAEYWHTDTYEHREGEWMVVWSQATAVGRQ from the coding sequence ATGACAAGCGATGTTCAAACTGAGGCTGACAACATCCGTGAGATCGAGCGGACCCGACTGCGTGCACTGGTCGAAGCCGATATATCAGCAGCCAAACCTCTTCACGCCGATGATTTTCAACTGATCACGCCAATCGGCGTGGCCCTCTCGCGCGATGAATATCTAGGCGCCGTCGCAGCCGGACACATCAAATATCGGGTTTGGGAGCCGGGTGACATTGCGGTTCGCCTCCATGGACCCGTCGCCGTGATACGGTATCGTGCGCGCCTCGAAGTTTTCTTCAACGGACACGCCGTGCCGCCTGCGGAATATTGGCACACAGATACTTATGAACACCGCGAAGGCGAATGGATGGTTGTCTGGTCGCAGGCAACAGCCGTCGGGCGCCAATAG
- a CDS encoding PspA/IM30 family protein, whose amino-acid sequence MSTWGKIFTAIRGGINEAAEAAADSQSMRILDQEIRDAEQSLRRARSDLAGIMASNKSVMRRLEENRAKEAKDTDSARAAISAGRTDLAQGLAQRIANSRAEMQRDQDELDRLLPRQQQMLRTIQETESRIAQMKREVENVKANESLLRAQSAIAHSQSGINTRLGSAVQSLERIKKRQEITAGRIEAGAELAALENGSDLDRQLREAGIGSSSESADDILAQLMIPRHSADPVLLPAPAGNKD is encoded by the coding sequence GTGAGCACCTGGGGAAAGATTTTTACCGCCATTCGCGGCGGCATTAACGAGGCAGCGGAAGCGGCCGCCGACAGCCAGTCGATGCGCATCCTCGACCAAGAAATCCGCGATGCCGAACAGTCGCTGCGCCGGGCGCGCTCCGATTTGGCCGGCATCATGGCGTCGAACAAGAGCGTCATGCGCCGGCTCGAAGAAAACCGTGCGAAGGAAGCCAAGGACACCGACAGCGCCCGGGCGGCGATCTCAGCGGGCCGCACGGATCTCGCGCAGGGTCTCGCGCAGCGCATTGCCAACAGTCGCGCCGAAATGCAGCGAGACCAGGACGAACTCGATCGGCTGCTGCCTCGCCAGCAGCAGATGCTGCGCACGATCCAGGAGACCGAATCGCGTATCGCGCAGATGAAGCGCGAGGTGGAGAATGTCAAAGCCAATGAGTCGCTGCTGCGGGCTCAGTCGGCGATTGCCCATAGCCAGTCGGGCATCAACACCCGTCTCGGCAGCGCCGTCCAAAGTCTCGAACGCATCAAGAAGCGCCAGGAAATCACCGCCGGCCGCATCGAAGCCGGCGCTGAACTGGCAGCGCTGGAAAACGGCAGCGATCTCGATCGTCAGCTGCGCGAGGCCGGCATTGGCAGTTCGAGTGAATCGGCCGACGACATCCTTGCACAGCTGATGATACCGAGGCATTCCGCCGACCCGGTCTTGCTGCCAGCGCCCGCCGGCAACAAAGACTGA
- a CDS encoding YjfI family protein: MEDLLETWNLTTLTRLFAADPEALGDVDVAVPEHGDVICVTLKERGDLDVFVTVSGERDILVSVVLAPCKDVPNREAFERMVLKTHKFVPLSSFGITTIDGEEWYELFGSLSARSSGETVVEEVAILAANAVDAAHMIEEWKSGEIAA, from the coding sequence ATGGAGGACCTTTTGGAGACCTGGAACCTTACGACTTTAACGCGCCTATTCGCGGCCGATCCGGAAGCGCTGGGCGATGTTGATGTAGCCGTACCCGAACATGGAGACGTCATCTGCGTAACCCTTAAGGAAAGAGGCGATCTGGACGTCTTCGTCACGGTGAGCGGAGAGCGCGATATTCTCGTCAGCGTTGTCCTTGCACCATGCAAAGACGTGCCCAACCGGGAAGCCTTCGAACGGATGGTTCTCAAGACGCACAAGTTCGTGCCGCTGTCGAGCTTCGGCATCACCACGATTGATGGCGAGGAATGGTATGAATTGTTCGGCTCGCTGTCGGCGCGCTCGTCGGGCGAGACCGTGGTCGAGGAAGTCGCCATACTGGCTGCCAATGCGGTCGATGCGGCGCACATGATTGAAGAATGGAAAAGCGGGGAGATTGCAGCGTGA
- a CDS encoding ion channel, with the protein MPFIASLLRRVYLSLSELAWSALLLILVAHLVASYLLFLLAGEDDLVGSPVDFLYYYMVTATTVGYGDLSPKSGLGRIITVLVVLPGGIAIFTAVLGKLLTAIGTIWRNRMRGLGDYSERTGHIIVLGWQEGQTYQTLRLLHSERHANEPMTVLVAKDLPENPASNYADYIRTERLADADALLRAGVAKARAIIARGANDDETLAAVLIAEDQAPNAHIVAYFADDRTAQMVKQRRPRVEAVGSLAEELLSRSARDPGSSEIAARLLSAASTDTAFSLAVPPLETPLSYGDVFLSLKRRHNVTLVGMLSHGVTDLNCRDETLMQGGETLYYISGMRLDPAVIAWARLGDVT; encoded by the coding sequence TTGCCATTTATCGCTTCATTACTGCGGCGTGTATATCTGTCGCTCAGCGAATTGGCGTGGTCAGCCCTTCTGCTTATCCTTGTTGCCCATCTGGTTGCTTCCTACCTGCTCTTTTTGCTGGCCGGCGAGGACGATCTCGTCGGCAGCCCGGTCGATTTTCTCTATTACTATATGGTTACGGCAACGACTGTCGGCTATGGCGATCTTTCCCCGAAATCAGGACTCGGCCGCATCATCACCGTTCTGGTCGTCCTGCCTGGTGGCATTGCCATCTTTACCGCTGTTCTTGGCAAGTTGTTGACGGCTATCGGTACGATCTGGAGGAATCGCATGCGCGGACTGGGTGATTACAGCGAACGTACCGGTCATATCATCGTTTTGGGCTGGCAGGAGGGGCAGACATACCAAACGCTGCGGCTGCTGCATTCCGAGCGGCATGCCAACGAACCGATGACCGTTCTGGTCGCCAAGGACCTGCCGGAAAATCCCGCCAGCAATTATGCCGACTATATCAGAACGGAGCGGCTGGCCGATGCCGACGCTTTGCTGCGGGCCGGAGTGGCCAAGGCGCGTGCGATCATAGCGCGCGGAGCAAATGACGATGAAACGCTGGCCGCCGTCCTGATTGCCGAGGATCAGGCGCCCAATGCCCATATCGTAGCCTATTTCGCCGATGATCGCACAGCGCAGATGGTCAAGCAGCGTCGGCCGCGTGTCGAGGCTGTGGGTTCGCTCGCCGAGGAGCTTCTGTCGCGCTCCGCACGGGATCCGGGCTCTTCGGAAATAGCCGCACGGTTGTTATCGGCCGCATCCACTGACACGGCCTTTTCCCTGGCGGTGCCGCCCTTGGAAACGCCCCTGTCCTATGGCGACGTGTTTTTAAGCCTCAAGCGTCGGCATAATGTAACGCTCGTAGGCATGCTGAGCCACGGCGTAACGGACCTCAATTGCCGGGACGAGACGCTGATGCAGGGCGGCGAGACCCTTTACTACATCAGCGGAATGCGGCTAGATCCCGCTGTCATTGCCTGGGCTCGATTGGGAGACGTGACATGA
- a CDS encoding DUF2491 family protein — protein MIGWFGGNKNEKPLAEELGPLSAAIGGALEIDFLSLEAYALGGEPAMPLPRSGPFIIAGYGEVSLDAATVLSRYYDEENRMIQVMSAAGKPGEAIDDISFYQPWDSVVPVSQSEWNRWTGPNGLIGQPSYDADGILYNRFWGDGPERAQLVEFVEKVDDGEAQRSIHQTCMLYYRPLGSTREMLLINVERDLDLGQRQAGSSVEFLIGYGLAPADVRRV, from the coding sequence ATGATCGGCTGGTTCGGCGGAAACAAGAATGAGAAGCCCTTGGCCGAAGAGCTTGGCCCGCTGAGCGCGGCCATAGGCGGGGCGCTCGAGATCGATTTCCTCTCCCTCGAAGCCTATGCTTTGGGCGGTGAGCCGGCCATGCCGCTGCCTCGAAGCGGGCCGTTCATCATCGCCGGCTACGGTGAGGTTTCACTCGATGCCGCAACCGTTCTGTCGCGCTATTATGATGAAGAGAACCGGATGATTCAGGTGATGTCGGCGGCGGGCAAGCCGGGTGAAGCGATCGACGACATCAGCTTTTATCAGCCTTGGGACAGCGTCGTGCCCGTCAGCCAAAGCGAATGGAACCGCTGGACCGGGCCGAATGGCCTGATCGGCCAGCCATCTTATGATGCTGATGGGATCCTCTATAACCGATTCTGGGGCGACGGGCCGGAACGGGCGCAACTAGTGGAATTTGTCGAAAAGGTCGACGATGGTGAGGCGCAGCGCTCCATCCATCAGACCTGCATGTTGTATTACCGCCCACTTGGCTCGACGCGGGAGATGCTTCTGATCAACGTCGAGCGCGACCTCGATCTCGGACAGAGGCAGGCGGGCAGCTCGGTGGAATTTCTGATCGGTTATGGATTGGCTCCGGCCGACGTTCGTCGCGTCTGA
- a CDS encoding DUF350 domain-containing protein: MLDYVAGLPAFLGYFAVGLAAYAVFAVIYTWLTPQKEVQLIRAGNLAAVTAFLGALVGFSLPLASAAANSVSIVDYIIWAVIGTLAQILAFYIANFTMKDLHDKITADDIAAGIWGGGIALVVGILNAACMTY, translated from the coding sequence ATGCTCGACTACGTGGCGGGGCTGCCTGCTTTCCTCGGTTATTTCGCCGTCGGTCTTGCCGCATACGCGGTTTTCGCGGTGATCTATACCTGGTTGACCCCGCAAAAGGAGGTTCAGCTTATTCGCGCCGGCAATCTTGCGGCCGTCACGGCTTTCTTAGGCGCACTTGTCGGCTTCAGCCTGCCTCTGGCTTCGGCCGCAGCCAATTCGGTCAGCATCGTCGACTATATCATTTGGGCGGTGATAGGCACTCTGGCGCAGATCCTCGCTTTCTACATAGCAAACTTCACCATGAAAGATCTGCATGACAAGATCACTGCCGACGACATCGCTGCCGGTATATGGGGCGGCGGAATCGCGCTCGTCGTCGGTATTCTCAACGCCGCCTGCATGACCTATTGA
- a CDS encoding DUF1190 domain-containing protein has protein sequence MRRRMSGHRRPFLALGTIAASTLALSGCGEEAPSDIMFTSVDQCVAAGMDRQVCQTGYQDAMRAHLAAAPRFNGMAACEAEYGKGQCTEQPANTVTNNGGGGGNFFVPFLAGYVLSSALNNISDYYDYRRRQEASGSYYGSTPIYRNRSGQTVTTTVRSGSDSVTVPSRQSVKPVNVNTRTVARQGFGGRSSFSFGG, from the coding sequence ATGCGCAGACGCATGAGCGGGCACAGGCGACCTTTCCTGGCCCTTGGCACCATCGCTGCCTCAACCCTGGCGCTGTCCGGCTGCGGCGAGGAGGCTCCTTCGGATATAATGTTCACTTCCGTCGACCAATGCGTGGCCGCTGGCATGGATCGGCAGGTCTGCCAGACCGGCTATCAGGATGCCATGCGCGCCCATCTCGCCGCAGCGCCGCGTTTCAATGGCATGGCCGCCTGCGAGGCCGAATACGGCAAGGGCCAGTGCACCGAACAGCCGGCCAACACTGTCACCAACAATGGCGGCGGAGGCGGCAACTTCTTCGTGCCGTTCCTGGCAGGCTACGTGCTGTCTTCGGCACTCAACAATATCAGCGACTATTACGACTATCGCCGGCGCCAGGAGGCGAGTGGTTCCTATTACGGCTCGACGCCTATCTATCGCAACCGCTCGGGGCAGACGGTCACAACCACCGTTCGTTCGGGCAGCGACAGCGTGACGGTGCCCTCGCGCCAGAGTGTCAAGCCGGTCAACGTCAATACCCGCACCGTTGCCCGGCAAGGCTTCGGCGGCCGTTCGTCCTTCAGTTTCGGCGGCTGA
- a CDS encoding glutathionylspermidine synthase family protein — protein MNRITLPARPDWRDKARAVGFGFHVMYGEPYWLDDAAYTFTLDEIEMQIEEPSQELHDMCMDLVGEIVSSEESLDRLAIPEDLRDVVQRSWQRRDRHLYGRFDLAYDGNGPAKLLEYNADTPTSVFETAYFQFNWLTDQVALGVLPKDSDQYNFLQESLVEAFDQFPKESIFHFAAITDNEEDRGTTVYLMDCAVQAGHRVELLDIREIGIDAQGRYTDLKDRVIDRCFKLYPWEFMLREPFARELARSGDVFVEPAWKSVLSNKGLLPLLWRRHPNHPNLLPSYFHDDPAASTLTDYVRKPLLSREGENVTIFREGRELISAPGDYGDEGFIVQAYAPLFESDSGFAVLGSWIAGDRACGLAVREDRSRITANLSRFVPHVIVG, from the coding sequence ATGAATCGCATCACCCTTCCGGCGCGTCCTGACTGGCGTGACAAGGCGCGGGCCGTCGGCTTCGGATTTCACGTCATGTATGGCGAGCCCTATTGGCTCGATGATGCCGCTTATACGTTCACGCTCGATGAGATCGAGATGCAGATCGAGGAGCCGAGCCAGGAACTGCATGATATGTGCATGGATCTGGTCGGCGAGATCGTCAGCAGCGAAGAGTCGCTCGACAGGCTGGCCATTCCGGAGGATCTGCGGGATGTGGTGCAGCGATCTTGGCAGCGCCGCGACCGGCACCTCTATGGCCGTTTTGATCTTGCTTATGACGGCAACGGCCCGGCCAAGTTGCTCGAATACAACGCCGATACCCCCACCTCGGTATTCGAGACGGCCTATTTCCAGTTCAACTGGCTGACCGATCAGGTTGCTTTGGGTGTTCTGCCCAAAGATTCGGACCAGTATAATTTCCTGCAGGAAAGCCTTGTCGAGGCGTTCGACCAATTTCCCAAGGAGTCAATCTTCCACTTCGCCGCGATAACCGACAATGAGGAGGATCGAGGCACGACGGTCTACCTCATGGATTGTGCGGTGCAGGCGGGCCATCGCGTCGAGCTTCTGGACATTCGGGAGATCGGCATCGATGCGCAGGGTCGCTACACCGACCTCAAGGATCGGGTGATCGACCGTTGCTTCAAGCTGTACCCATGGGAATTCATGCTGCGCGAGCCCTTCGCTCGCGAACTGGCGCGCTCCGGCGATGTTTTCGTTGAGCCCGCCTGGAAGTCCGTGCTCTCCAACAAAGGGCTTCTGCCGCTGCTCTGGCGGCGCCACCCTAATCACCCGAACCTGCTGCCGAGTTATTTCCACGATGACCCGGCCGCTTCGACCCTGACCGACTACGTGCGCAAACCACTCTTGTCGAGAGAAGGCGAGAACGTGACGATATTTCGAGAGGGGAGGGAGCTGATTTCCGCGCCCGGCGATTATGGCGACGAAGGGTTCATCGTTCAGGCCTATGCACCGCTTTTCGAAAGCGACAGCGGTTTTGCCGTGCTTGGCAGCTGGATCGCCGGCGACCGTGCCTGCGGCCTTGCCGTCCGCGAGGACCGCTCGCGTATAACCGCAAATCTATCGCGTTTCGTGCCGCACGTCATAGTCGGGTAA
- a CDS encoding protein tyrosine phosphatase: protein MQDGIYRVLFLSRRNSARSVMAEAILNKIGKGRFKAFSAAVDPAPVIEPTVLQLLRNEDYPIEDIKPRHFRDFADAGATDLDFVFTLSDTAAGEALPEWPGLPITGHWRCPDPILVEDEAWQRKQAFMQVLTGLERRLNIFINLPFASLDRMSLQHHIKDIGDAEKA, encoded by the coding sequence ATGCAGGACGGAATCTATCGCGTGCTCTTTCTATCACGGCGCAATTCCGCACGTAGCGTGATGGCTGAAGCAATCCTGAACAAGATCGGCAAGGGACGATTCAAAGCCTTCAGCGCTGCTGTCGATCCGGCGCCGGTGATCGAGCCCACCGTCCTGCAGCTGCTTCGGAACGAAGACTACCCGATTGAAGACATCAAGCCTCGGCATTTCCGGGATTTTGCGGATGCTGGGGCGACCGACCTGGATTTTGTCTTCACCCTCAGTGATACCGCCGCCGGCGAAGCGCTTCCGGAATGGCCGGGCCTGCCGATCACCGGGCATTGGCGCTGTCCTGACCCGATCCTTGTCGAAGACGAGGCTTGGCAACGCAAGCAGGCCTTTATGCAGGTCCTGACCGGGTTGGAGAGGCGCCTGAACATCTTTATCAACCTGCCATTTGCTTCGTTGGATCGGATGAGCCTGCAGCACCACATCAAGGACATTGGTGACGCGGAGAAGGCTTAG
- a CDS encoding PhoX family protein yields the protein MANIDTSKLSWDEWDELQNPPPAETDFDRVVESAVSRRGFLGGILAVGSAAAAMGTLGNLMSSTSAQAQDTDSRFAFKPIPVFTDNTVHVPEGYAWKPLAKWGQPLFSNIPDLDPANGVSVENSDKVFGENTDGMELFVIGDRQVIAVNHEYVNNEINLPHNEKGMPKSADDVKILQNLQGVTVMEVAEGEKGWEIVVDSPFNRRITHLTPMKISGPAAGSDLIKTEADPNGTDCLGTFNNCGAGKTPWGTYLTCEENFNGYFGSSDPNFAMPDDFKRYGIAAETRYGYEVFDPRFDVSKNPNEPRRAGYVVEIDPSNATSTPIKRTALGRIKHENAAVVIARNGRVVVYMGDDERGEFLYKYVSNGIYVPGVDTSKLLDEGTLYVAKFVDDGNGEWLALTPETTGMKMDEIHVFTRQAASKVGATTMDRPEWVAINPVAIEAYCALTNNTNRGVKNNAGGDEMPVGGANPREKNAYGQIVRWYPENEDHASGKFKWDLFVMAGNPDVHKDAYAGSSNINSGNMFNSPDGMMFDSTGLLWIQTDGEDTNEGDFLGQGNNQMLAGDPATGRIERFLTGPKGSEVTGMTWSADKRTMFVGIQHPDAPFPDGEGKLPRSTILAIKRADNALVG from the coding sequence ATGGCTAATATCGACACCAGCAAATTGTCCTGGGACGAATGGGACGAACTGCAAAACCCACCGCCGGCCGAAACCGATTTCGACCGCGTCGTCGAATCGGCTGTTTCACGCCGCGGTTTCCTCGGTGGCATCCTAGCCGTCGGTTCAGCTGCCGCCGCAATGGGGACGCTCGGCAATCTGATGTCCTCCACCTCGGCGCAGGCGCAGGACACCGATTCGCGCTTCGCGTTCAAGCCGATCCCTGTCTTCACCGACAACACCGTGCATGTCCCGGAAGGTTATGCCTGGAAGCCGCTCGCGAAGTGGGGCCAGCCGCTGTTTTCCAATATCCCGGATCTCGATCCTGCCAACGGCGTAAGCGTCGAAAACTCCGACAAGGTCTTCGGCGAGAACACCGACGGCATGGAACTGTTCGTGATCGGCGACCGTCAGGTCATCGCCGTCAACCATGAATATGTAAACAACGAAATCAATCTTCCGCACAATGAAAAGGGCATGCCGAAGAGCGCCGACGATGTGAAGATCCTACAGAACCTGCAGGGTGTCACCGTCATGGAAGTCGCCGAAGGCGAAAAGGGCTGGGAAATCGTGGTCGACAGCCCGTTCAATCGCCGCATCACCCATCTGACCCCGATGAAGATCTCCGGTCCGGCCGCCGGTTCCGATCTTATCAAGACCGAAGCCGATCCGAACGGCACCGACTGTCTTGGGACCTTCAACAACTGCGGCGCCGGCAAGACGCCGTGGGGCACCTATCTCACCTGCGAGGAAAACTTCAACGGATATTTTGGCTCGTCCGATCCGAACTTTGCCATGCCCGACGACTTCAAGCGCTACGGCATCGCAGCCGAAACCCGGTATGGCTATGAGGTCTTCGATCCCCGTTTTGACGTGTCGAAAAACCCGAACGAACCCCGGCGCGCCGGTTATGTCGTGGAAATAGATCCGTCCAATGCCACGTCCACCCCGATCAAGCGCACCGCGCTCGGCCGCATCAAGCACGAGAACGCCGCTGTCGTGATTGCCCGCAATGGTCGCGTGGTCGTCTACATGGGTGACGACGAACGTGGCGAGTTCCTCTACAAATACGTTTCGAACGGCATCTACGTGCCGGGCGTCGACACCTCCAAACTGCTCGACGAAGGCACGCTCTACGTCGCCAAGTTTGTTGATGACGGCAATGGTGAGTGGCTGGCGCTGACGCCGGAAACGACCGGCATGAAGATGGACGAGATCCACGTCTTCACCCGCCAGGCCGCCTCGAAGGTCGGTGCCACGACCATGGACCGTCCGGAGTGGGTCGCCATCAACCCGGTCGCCATCGAGGCCTATTGCGCGCTGACGAACAACACCAATCGTGGCGTGAAGAATAATGCCGGCGGCGACGAAATGCCGGTCGGCGGTGCCAATCCCCGCGAGAAAAACGCCTACGGCCAGATCGTGCGCTGGTATCCGGAAAATGAGGACCATGCCAGCGGCAAGTTCAAGTGGGATCTGTTCGTCATGGCCGGCAATCCCGACGTTCACAAGGATGCCTATGCCGGCTCGTCCAACATCAACTCCGGCAACATGTTCAACTCGCCTGATGGCATGATGTTCGACTCGACCGGTCTCTTGTGGATCCAGACGGACGGCGAAGACACCAACGAAGGCGACTTCCTCGGCCAGGGCAACAACCAGATGCTTGCCGGCGACCCGGCGACCGGCCGCATCGAACGTTTCCTGACCGGCCCGAAAGGCTCGGAAGTCACCGGCATGACCTGGTCGGCGGATAAGCGGACGATGTTCGTCGGCATTCAGCACCCCGATGCGCCCTTTCCAGACGGCGAAGGCAAATTGCCGCGCTCGACCATCCTTGCGATCAAGCGCGCCGACAATGCGCTTGTCGGATAG
- a CDS encoding methyl-accepting chemotaxis protein produces MAKLVISFSLILLVGLAVNLISMGSSSTQQEATGWTEHTYKVLRAVDEMIAGMVNQETGLRGYLLAGDEQFLDPQKAGETQFRVAFELTKRLTSDNAAQQKRLADLQVQVDGWTNEVMSEEIALMREATTIDQARDMEISGAGKKYMDSIRAIAKEISDEEASLLDERAAASAAAANRTFWSIVFGIAATIIVIAVSLVLLSSTLIRPIQAITASMKRLAGGDADAPIPYAGRADEIGEMAAAVEVFRTNALENRRLEQQANAQRNESEEQRRRTAEQERIRAEAMFEATSGLADGLKQLAAGNLAFQLPKSFAEEFESLRADFNQAVAQLRETMASVSEAAGSIDSGSREIGQSAEDLSKRTEQQAASLEETAAALNQITINVASSTKRAEEARSVAIQANDSARQSGAVVANAVDAMGKIEQSSNQISNIIGVIDDIAFQTNLLALNAGVEAARAGDAGKGFAVVAQEVRELAQRSATAAKEIKDLIRNSSVEVGNGVKLVSDTGEALRTIETYIVTINQHMDAIATSSREQSVGLSEVNTAVNQMDQVTQQNAAMVEEANAAGATLANEASRLRGLIGQFQLGTQTVDPLASQRRTSAFAKAGVTPAPVASPVRGMIGKVANAFAVKGSAAVAVANESWEEF; encoded by the coding sequence ATGGCTAAGCTCGTTATATCGTTCAGTCTGATCCTTCTGGTTGGACTTGCCGTCAACCTTATCAGCATGGGATCGTCCAGCACACAACAGGAAGCGACGGGCTGGACTGAGCATACGTACAAGGTTCTTCGGGCAGTCGATGAAATGATTGCGGGGATGGTCAATCAAGAGACTGGCTTGCGTGGTTATCTGCTGGCAGGCGACGAGCAGTTTCTCGATCCGCAAAAGGCGGGGGAAACTCAGTTCAGGGTAGCCTTTGAACTGACCAAGCGCTTAACGTCTGACAATGCCGCACAGCAGAAGAGGCTGGCGGACCTTCAAGTTCAGGTCGATGGTTGGACGAACGAGGTGATGAGCGAGGAAATCGCCTTGATGCGCGAGGCCACGACCATCGACCAAGCTCGCGACATGGAGATCTCTGGCGCTGGTAAGAAGTACATGGACTCCATCCGTGCGATCGCGAAAGAAATATCTGACGAAGAAGCCTCGCTGCTCGACGAGCGTGCAGCGGCTTCTGCGGCTGCAGCCAACCGCACTTTTTGGAGCATCGTCTTTGGTATTGCGGCCACCATCATCGTCATAGCAGTCTCACTGGTGCTGTTGTCTTCAACCTTGATCAGACCAATCCAAGCGATTACCGCATCTATGAAGAGACTTGCAGGTGGTGATGCTGACGCGCCAATTCCCTACGCAGGACGCGCCGATGAGATCGGCGAGATGGCAGCTGCGGTCGAAGTGTTCCGCACCAACGCATTGGAGAACCGGCGCCTTGAGCAGCAAGCGAACGCGCAGCGCAACGAGTCCGAAGAGCAGCGCCGCAGGACTGCCGAGCAGGAACGCATTCGCGCCGAGGCGATGTTTGAGGCGACATCCGGCTTGGCGGATGGCCTGAAGCAGCTTGCCGCCGGCAATCTCGCCTTCCAGCTCCCGAAGTCCTTTGCCGAGGAGTTTGAGAGCCTGCGTGCTGACTTCAATCAGGCCGTCGCCCAGCTGAGGGAGACGATGGCTTCAGTCTCGGAGGCGGCCGGCTCGATCGATTCCGGATCCCGTGAGATTGGCCAAAGCGCTGAGGATCTTTCGAAACGCACCGAGCAGCAGGCCGCCTCGCTCGAGGAAACGGCTGCGGCCCTCAACCAGATCACCATCAATGTGGCCAGTTCCACCAAACGTGCCGAAGAGGCCCGCAGCGTCGCGATACAGGCAAACGACAGCGCCCGCCAGTCTGGTGCGGTTGTCGCCAATGCGGTCGATGCCATGGGCAAGATCGAGCAATCCTCGAACCAGATCTCCAACATCATCGGCGTCATTGATGACATCGCCTTCCAGACCAACCTTTTGGCGCTCAATGCGGGGGTGGAAGCGGCGCGCGCAGGAGACGCGGGCAAGGGCTTTGCCGTGGTCGCTCAGGAAGTCCGTGAACTGGCCCAGCGTTCGGCCACTGCTGCCAAGGAGATCAAAGATCTGATCCGCAACTCATCTGTCGAGGTCGGAAATGGGGTCAAGCTCGTCAGCGACACAGGCGAAGCGCTGAGGACGATCGAAACATACATCGTCACCATCAACCAACATATGGACGCGATTGCCACCTCGTCGCGCGAGCAGTCGGTAGGGCTGTCCGAGGTCAATACTGCCGTCAATCAGATGGACCAGGTGACCCAGCAGAACGCCGCCATGGTCGAGGAAGCGAATGCCGCCGGAGCCACACTTGCAAATGAGGCGAGTCGACTGCGCGGCTTGATTGGACAGTTTCAGCTCGGTACCCAGACGGTTGATCCGCTCGCGTCGCAGCGGCGAACAAGCGCCTTCGCGAAAGCCGGAGTGACCCCAGCTCCCGTTGCCTCGCCTGTCCGCGGCATGATCGGCAAGGTCGCGAACGCATTCGCGGTGAAGGGGTCTGCGGCTGTCGCAGTGGCGAACGAAAGCTGGGAAGAGTTTTAA
- a CDS encoding DNA polymerase III subunit epsilon encodes MTAIETFRPRVRVIDLETGGNGPNDVCEIGWQDVIQDSDGTWEVTAERGALLVNPGHPISADTMAVHHILDVQVADAPFWKEIAASILRPPGRIDALAAHRAAFEQRYCTPRFTGGTPWICTWKCAMRVWPDLPRFSNQMLRYQRMPSGLVHEIGLPAHRAMPDAYVTAHHLRDLLNASSLLQLLSWSNEPGLLPRVPSGPDRGKGWDRLTDETLQEFARDRDADIRFSAQTELRRRGEYTEQSVVESAQKSFL; translated from the coding sequence GTGACCGCCATCGAGACCTTTAGACCTAGAGTTCGCGTTATCGATCTTGAGACCGGCGGTAACGGCCCGAACGACGTTTGCGAGATCGGATGGCAGGACGTCATCCAAGATAGCGATGGCACCTGGGAGGTCACTGCCGAACGCGGCGCGCTGCTAGTAAATCCCGGCCATCCGATCTCGGCGGACACTATGGCGGTCCACCATATCCTCGACGTTCAGGTCGCAGACGCACCCTTCTGGAAAGAGATTGCCGCAAGCATTCTTCGGCCACCCGGCCGCATCGACGCGCTCGCAGCCCACCGAGCAGCCTTCGAGCAGCGCTATTGCACACCAAGATTCACCGGCGGCACACCATGGATCTGCACATGGAAGTGCGCGATGCGGGTCTGGCCGGATCTGCCGCGGTTCTCCAACCAGATGCTCCGGTATCAACGCATGCCTTCGGGTCTCGTCCATGAGATCGGCCTGCCAGCGCATCGCGCCATGCCGGACGCCTATGTGACCGCGCACCATCTTCGCGATCTCCTGAACGCGTCATCACTTCTGCAGCTTCTGAGCTGGAGCAACGAGCCTGGACTCCTGCCTCGCGTCCCATCGGGACCGGATCGGGGAAAGGGCTGGGATCGGCTGACGGACGAAACGCTGCAAGAGTTTGCTCGAGACCGGGATGCTGACATCCGCTTCAGTGCACAGACCGAACTGAGGCGTCGGGGTGAGTACACCGAGCAGTCGGTCGTCGAGTCGGCGCAGAAGTCCTTTCTCTGA